The Bubalus bubalis isolate 160015118507 breed Murrah chromosome 16, NDDB_SH_1, whole genome shotgun sequence genome window below encodes:
- the PAFAH1B2 gene encoding platelet-activating factor acetylhydrolase IB subunit alpha2 isoform X2 translates to MVQLMQQYEIWRELFSPLHALNFGIGGDTTRHVLWRLKNGELENIKPKVIVVWVGTNNHENTAEEVAGGIEAIVQLINTRQPQAKIIVLGLLPRGEKPNPLRQKNAKVNQLLKVSLPKLANVQLLDTDGGFVHSDGAISCHDMFDFLHLTGGGYAKICKPLHELIMQLLEETPEEKQTTIA, encoded by the exons ATGGTACAGTTGATGCAGCAGTATGAG ataTGGCGAGAGCTTTTTTCTCCACTTCATGCACTGAATTTTGGAATTGGGGGAGATACAACAAGACATGTTTTATGGAGACTAAAGAATGGAGAACTGGAGAATATTAAACCTAAG GTCATCGTTGTCTGGGTAGGAACAAACAACCATGAAAATACAGCAGAAGAAGTAGCAGGTGGAATTGAGGCCATCGTACAGCTTATCAACACAAGGCAGCCACAGGCCAAAATCATTGTATTG ggtTTGTTACCTCGAGGTGAGAAGCCCAACCCCTTGAGGCAAAAGAATGCCAAGGTGAACCAGCTCCTCAAGGTCTCCCTGCCGAAGCTCGCCAACGTTCAGCTCCTGGACACAGACGGGGGCTTCGTGCACTCGGACGGTGCCATCTCCTGCCACGACATGTTTGATTTTCTGCATCTCACAGGAGGTGGCTATGCAAAGATCTGCAAACCCCTCCATGAACTGATCATGCAGTTGTTGGAGGAAACACCTGAGGAAAAACAAACCACCATTGCCTGA